The genomic DNA GTCGGCTCAGCGGTGTCTGCGGTCTCGGCGCTCAACCCGCACCCCCTCGTGTCTCCTCGTGGGGACGCCGCCTGGCCGGCGTCAGGCCCAGGCCCCCCGCTCGCTCAGCACCTTGCGCAGCGTCTCGATGTGATCGGTCATGATGCCATCCACACCGAGATCGAGGAGCGCTGCCATCCGCTCCGGTTCGTTCACCGTCCAGACATGGACCTGGAGCCCGCGCGCATGGGCCTCCCGGACGAAGCGCCGGTCGACCACCCTGACCCCGTTCTGGCTCTCCGGGACCTGCGCGCACACCGCTCCGGCGCGCAGCGCGGCCGGTATGCCGTACGAGCGCAGCCGCAGGCCGAGGACGCCGCGGACACCGTACGAGGTGGCGAGCCGGGGGCCCGCGAGGCGGTGCGCCCTGGCCACCCGGGTCTCCGAGAACGATCCGACGCACACCCGGTCCCAGGCGTCCGTCCGGCGGATCAGATCGATCAGCGGGACCAGGGCCGGCTCGGCCTTGATGTCCACGTTCCAGCGGGCGTCGGGGAATTCCTCCAGCAACTCCTCGAACAGCGGCAGCGGTTCGCGACCCGCCACCCGGGCCTGCCGCACCTCGCTCCACGGCAGGTCGGCTATCCGGCCCCGGGCGTCCGTCACCCGGTCCAGGGTGGTGTCGTGGAAGGCGACCAGGCGGCCGTCCGACGTCGTGTGCACATCGGTCTCGAAGTACCGGTAGCCGGCCTCGGCGGCCCGGTGGAATGCGGCCGTCGTGTTCTCGATCCCGTCCGCCGCTCCGCCGCGGTGGGCGAACGGGATCGTCACGGGATGGTCCAGATACGGGTGGCGTAGGGAGGTCACTGCGGAAGTATGGCCTCCTCCGGTGACGGTGCGGTGACGGCGGTGGTGCCGGACTCCGGCGCGGGGGCGGCGGTCCGGCCGGCGAGATCCGCCCCGGGGACGGCGAACAGGCGCAGGAAGAGCTGGGCGAGCGGGCCGATGCCGAGCGCGTAGAGGACCGTACCCACTCCCAGGGAGCCGCCGAGCGCGAAGCCGGTCGCCACCACCGCCACCTCGATTGCCGTGCGGACCGTCCGGATGGAACGGCCGGTGCTCCGGTGCAGTCCGGTCATCAGCCCGTCGCGCGGACCGGGGCCGAACCGCGCCGCGATGTACAGCCCCGTCGCGACACCGTTGAGCACGATCCCCGCGACCATCACCAGGATGCGTCCGGCGAGGCCGTGCACCTGGGGGACGACGGCGAGCGTGCCGTCCATGGCGAGGCCGATGGCGAAGACGTTGGAGACCGTCCCGAGACCGGGGCGCTGCCTCATCGGGATCCAGAGCAGCAGGACCGCCGCGCCGACGATGATCGCGACGACTCCGATGGAGAGCCCGGTGCGCTCGGCGAGGCCCTGGTGCAGCACCCCCCAGGGTTCGAGGCCGAGCCCGGCGCGGACGAGAAGCGCCGAGCTCACTCCGTACAGGGCCAGACCGACGTACAGCTGAACCAGCCGTCGTGTGAGGTGCGCCCCGCGCGGGACGGCGGTGTTGGACAAGATGTGCTCCCTGGTGTGGTGGCAGTGGACCGACGCATGACACTGTGGGGCTGGGTATTGGCTACCAACTATGGCCAATCCGAGGAAGGTGGACTGATTTTCATGGCGCAGTGGACTTCGGCCGTCGGTGCCGCGCAGCTCGCCCGGCAGCTCCAGGCCCAGCAGCAGAAGCCCATCGGCCCCGGCACCCGCAGGCCGCCGGCCTACCGCGCGCTGGCAGACGGCATCCGGCTACTCGTCCTCGAGGGCCGGGTGCCGGTCGCCGCCCGGCTCCCCGCCGAGCGTGAACTGGCGCTCGGCCTGTCCGTCAGCCGCACCACCGTCGCCGCCGCCTACGAGGCGCTGCGGGCGGAGGGGTTCCTGGAGTCCCGCCGCGGCGCCGGAAGCTGGACCGCGGTACCGGCAGGCAATCCACTGCCCGCCCGCGGCCTCGAACCGCTGCCCCCGGAGTCGCTCGGTTCGATGATCGACCTGGGCTGTGCCTCGCTGCCCGCGCCCGAACCCTGGCTGACCCGCGCCGTCCAGGGCGCACTGGAAGAACTGCCGCCGTACGCGCACACCCACGGCGACTACCCCGCGGGGCTGCCCGCGCTGCGGCAGATGATCGCCGACCGCTACACCGAGCGCGGCATCGCGACCATGCCGGAACAGATCATGGTCACCACCGGTGCGATGGGCGCGATCGACGCCATCTGTCATCTCTTCGCGGGGCGCGGCGAGCGGATCGCGGTGGAGTCCCCGTCGTACGCCAACATCCTGCAGCTGATGCGGGAGGCCGGCGCCCGGTTGGTGCCCGTGGCCATGGAGGAGGGGATCGGCGGCTGGGACATGAACCGCTGGCGGCACGTGCTGCGGGACGCGGCCCCCCGGCTCGCCTACGTCGTGGCGGACTTCCACAACCCCACCGGCGCGCTCGCGGACGAGAACCAGCGCCGGGCCCTGGTGGACGCGGCCCGCTCCGCCGGGACCGTCCTGGTCGTCGACGAGACGATGAACGAGCTCCACCTGGACGACGACGTCGAGATGCCGCGCCGGGTCTGCGCCTTCGATCCGGCGGGCAGCACCGTGCTCACCGTCGGCTCGGCCAGCAAAGCCTTCTGGGCCGGCATGCGGATCGGCTGGGTACGGGCCGCCCCGGACGTGATCCGCAGTCTGGTTTCCGCCCGGGCTTACGCCGACATGGGCACCCCCGTGCTGGAGCAGCTCGCGATCAACTGGCTGATGCGCACCGGGGGCTGGGAGGAAGCGGTGGAGATCCGCCGCGGCCAGGCACGGGAGAACCGGGACGCGCTGGTCGCGGCGGTGCGCCGGGAACTGCCGGAGTGGGAGTTCGAGGTGCCGCGCGGCGGCCTGACGCTCTGGGTGCGCACGGGTGGACTCTCGGGGTCGCGACTGGCCGTGGCGGGGGAGCGCGTGGGGGTGCGGGTGCCATCGGGACCGCGATTCGGTGTCGACGGCGCGTTCGAAGGGTACGTACGGCTGCCGTTCACGGTCGGTGGGCCGGTGGCGGACGAGGCGGCGGTGCGGCTCGCGGCGGCGGCGCGGCTGGTCGGGTCGGGGGCGAGTGCGGGGGCGGAGGCGCCGAGGACATTCGTCGCCTGATCGCCGACGGGACCGACGGCCACATCGCTGTGGGCGGGCGGGACGGACGGGTGCCGAATCGCAGGATCCGCCACCCGTCCGTCCCGCCCGCCCCTTCGTACACCTATTCGCTGAGCGTCAGCTGCTCGGCTGTCAGGACGTGCCCCGTCGTCAGGGCGGTCTCCGCGGGCAACGGGTCCGGACTTGTCGGTTCCGGCACCGTCGCCTCGACCGCCGCCTGTCGCGCGGGCAGCAGATCGAGCACCGCCTGCCGGTGTGCCTCGCTCGTCGCGTCGTCGTAAGGGTCCGGTGTGGCCGGCACCTGGAGCCGCAGCACCGGGCCGGTGCCGAGCCGCGCGTATCCCCGGCCGGGCGGGACGTCCGGTGGCGGGGTGGTGTGCGGCTCCAGGCCGAGCACGGCTTCGACCTGGTCGCGTGCGCAGGGGCCCAGCACGACCCGGGCCCGGGTGTGGCTCCGTACGGTCTCGCTGAGCGTGTCCAGGCTGTCGAACTGGTCGGTCGTCACCACGGTGACATTGGCCGCCCTGCCGTGCCGCAACGGCACCTGAAGGAGTTCCTGCGGGTCGGGCCGGCCGTCCACGGCCGCGAGATGGCCGAGGACGCTGGGCCGGTCCAGCAGGATCCAGAGCGGGCGCTTGGTGTCCTCGGGAGGGGGATGTCCCGCCTGCCGGGCTCGGTTGGCGGCGATCAGCCGCCGCTCCGTCTCATGGGCCGCCCACTCCAGGGTGGCCAGCGCACCGGCCAGTCCGCATTCGACGGCCAGCACCCCGGTGCGTCCGGGCAGGCAGCCGTACTCGCCGGTTCCGCTGCCCTCGATGATGAGGATGTCGCCGTGCTGGAGAGCCTGCAGGGCGATGGAGCGCATCAGCGTCGAGGTGCCGCTGCCCGGCTGTCCGACGATCAGCAGATGCGGCTCCGTGGAGCGGGCACCGGTCCGCCAGACGACCGGGGGCGCGTCCCGGGTCTCCTCGCCGTCGGTGACCGGCACCTTTCGCTGCACCGCGCCGTCGTCGGTGAAGCCCAGCACCGTCTCCCCGGGCGTGGTGACGAAGCGCTGGGCGGCGATGGAGGTGGGCAGGGCGTCCAGGACGCTCATCACGAGCTGGTTGGCCTCCTCGTCCCAGGCGAAGTGGTACTCGCGGCCACGCCCCGACTTGGCGTGCAGCAGCTGTTCGATCCGGATACGCGAGGCCGCCTCGCCGTCGGTGAAGTACGCGGGATACGCGATCTTGAGCCGGGTGACGCGTCCGTCGCCGTCGAACTCGTAACCGCTGAACGCCTTCCCCCAGTCGCCGCCGTGCGAGAACAGCGGACTCGGGTCGTCGGCCACCGAGAAGTACGGCACGAGCGCCTCGTACAGGGCCTGCAGCCGACCGGTCTCGGTCTTGTCGGGGCCGGTCTTCGCCGGCGTACGATCGCGTCCCTTCCATGCGGCGGCGCCCATCACCCCGGCCAGGGCGAGCAGGGGCCCGTACGGGATGAGCGCCACCACGAGTACGCAGGCCGCGACGAGGAACAGCGTGGGACCACGCCGCTCCTTGGGTGTCGCGGCCCACTTCCGCCGTCCCGCGCCGGCCAGCAGCCGCAGACCACGAACGATCCTGATCAGCGGGTGAAGGACGTCGGTGGCGTTGTCGGCGGCCGTGCGCGCGAACTCGCGACCGCGAGTGATCGAAGCGCTGCCGCTGTTCAGAATGCGGGGGAGTGGTCGCCGGGCCACGTCGGTCTCCTGAAGGGTGGGAGCGGGTCGCGGGGGGTCAGAACTTGATCCCGCCCAGCAGGCCGGCCAGGCTCGCCCCGCCCGCGGTGATGCTCGGTGCGATGGCGGTGCCGGCCAGATAGAAGCCGAACAGGGCTGTGACGAGGGCGTGAGAGGCCTTCAGGCCGTCCTTCCTGAAGAACAGGAAGACGATGATGCCGAGGATGACTACGCCTGACATGGAAAGGATCATGAGTGGTTCTCCTGTTTGGGGGGACAGTCACCATGAGTCCTTCCAGGCTCACAAAAAGTATCTATAGGATAAAAGGTGCAATGGAGTGAAAGGTCGTTATTTTCACCGGAACGGCCGACAGGTGAACGCGGCTCGGTCGGAACATCCGGCACGGCGCACCACCCTGCGTCACTCGGCGTGATCTTTGCCACGGCCGGTCCGGGCCATGTGCGCCGGGGAGCAGTACCCTGTCGGTTCACTCGTACGGCCCCCGTGCCGTACGGCCCCCGGTCAGCAGTAGCGAGTTCATGGAAGGCGGTCCGTCCGATGAGCGAAGTCCCAGATCCCGAGGTCGTGGAGCTGGCGACCAAGGTCTTCGACCTGGCGCGCCGCGGGGAGACCGAGACGCTCGCCGCGTACGTGGATGCCGGTGTGCCCGCGAACCTGACCAACGACCGGGGCGATTCGCTGGTGATGCTCGCGGCTTATCACGGGCACGCCGAGGCGGTCACCGCCCTCGTCGGCCGTGGCGCCGACCCGGACCGGGCCAACGACCGCGGGCAGACGCCGCTTGCCGGCGCCGTCTTCAAGGGGGAGGACGCGGTCATCGAGGCACTGCTCGCCGCAGGTGCCGACCCGGCGGCCGGAACACCGTCCGCGCTGGACACCGCGCGCATGTTCGGCAAGGCCGACCTGCTGGAACTCTTCGGCTCCCGCTGAGCGGGTACGCGGTAAATGTGGTCGCGGTGACGAAATGGCTGGGTCATCATGACGTCGCGGGCCCGATTCGGGCCACCGACGAGAGGCAGAGGAAGATGGTCTACACCAAGCAGAAGACGGCGGTCGGCCGATCATGTTGCTGCGCGGCGTAGTGCCCACCCGGCACTTGGAACTGCACAGTCCCGGTTGCGTCGACAGCTTGATGTGAGGCTTTTCCCATGTTCGATCCGTTCATAGCGCCGAGCGGCACCCTGCTCGGCCTGCTGCAGAGGGGCCGCGGCGACGGCACGCTCCACGCGCTCGCCGCACCACGCGCCGAGGCCCTCGCGGCCCTCAACCACTGCGTCCTGAGCGATCCGCGTCACGACTGGCAGGTCGAGAACCGCTCCCTCTACTACGCACGTCTGTATCTCGACCTCGACGGCGGCATCGAGGAGATCGAGCAGCACCTGAGCGATCCGGACGACCACATCGACACCGACGACTCGCGGACCGGTCTGGCCCTCGCGGTCCTCGGCCACCTCGCCTCGTACGGTCGCTCGGACGCCCTGGCCCTGCTGCGGCGGTACGCGGCGACCGGCGCCAACTGGGCGTGGGCCCTCGACGAGCTGGCCCTGCGCGACGACGACGCCGGACTTCGCACGCTCGCCGTGCCCGTCCTGGCCCGGTTCCCGGACACCGAGGAGGGCACCGCCGAGCTCGCGGCCGCCGTGCGGGACGCCTTCGAGCCCCGGCCCTGGCGGCTGTGGGCGGACGATCCGCGCGAAGCGGTCGGAGCCAGGGTCAGGTCCGCCTCGGAACAGGGCTCGTTCGACCGCTGGCAGCGACAGATGCGTCCCGGCGGCCCACGCCCCGGCTGGAGCGTCCAGGCCGTCTTCGACTGGGCCCAGCAGGGACTGGACCGCGGTACCCCTCTTCACGTACCGGCCGCCCGCTGCCTCACCGCCGTCGCCGGCCCCGACGACCGGCCGGTGATCCTCGAGGCTGCCCGCAGCGGCCCGGAAGGCGCCCGCTGCGCGGCTCT from Streptomyces sp. NBC_01707 includes the following:
- a CDS encoding ankyrin repeat domain-containing protein, which gives rise to MSEVPDPEVVELATKVFDLARRGETETLAAYVDAGVPANLTNDRGDSLVMLAAYHGHAEAVTALVGRGADPDRANDRGQTPLAGAVFKGEDAVIEALLAAGADPAAGTPSALDTARMFGKADLLELFGSR
- a CDS encoding YitT family protein — translated: MSNTAVPRGAHLTRRLVQLYVGLALYGVSSALLVRAGLGLEPWGVLHQGLAERTGLSIGVVAIIVGAAVLLLWIPMRQRPGLGTVSNVFAIGLAMDGTLAVVPQVHGLAGRILVMVAGIVLNGVATGLYIAARFGPGPRDGLMTGLHRSTGRSIRTVRTAIEVAVVATGFALGGSLGVGTVLYALGIGPLAQLFLRLFAVPGADLAGRTAAPAPESGTTAVTAPSPEEAILPQ
- a CDS encoding PLP-dependent aminotransferase family protein codes for the protein MAQWTSAVGAAQLARQLQAQQQKPIGPGTRRPPAYRALADGIRLLVLEGRVPVAARLPAERELALGLSVSRTTVAAAYEALRAEGFLESRRGAGSWTAVPAGNPLPARGLEPLPPESLGSMIDLGCASLPAPEPWLTRAVQGALEELPPYAHTHGDYPAGLPALRQMIADRYTERGIATMPEQIMVTTGAMGAIDAICHLFAGRGERIAVESPSYANILQLMREAGARLVPVAMEEGIGGWDMNRWRHVLRDAAPRLAYVVADFHNPTGALADENQRRALVDAARSAGTVLVVDETMNELHLDDDVEMPRRVCAFDPAGSTVLTVGSASKAFWAGMRIGWVRAAPDVIRSLVSARAYADMGTPVLEQLAINWLMRTGGWEEAVEIRRGQARENRDALVAAVRRELPEWEFEVPRGGLTLWVRTGGLSGSRLAVAGERVGVRVPSGPRFGVDGAFEGYVRLPFTVGGPVADEAAVRLAAAARLVGSGASAGAEAPRTFVA
- a CDS encoding glycerophosphodiester phosphodiesterase family protein, encoding MTSLRHPYLDHPVTIPFAHRGGAADGIENTTAAFHRAAEAGYRYFETDVHTTSDGRLVAFHDTTLDRVTDARGRIADLPWSEVRQARVAGREPLPLFEELLEEFPDARWNVDIKAEPALVPLIDLIRRTDAWDRVCVGSFSETRVARAHRLAGPRLATSYGVRGVLGLRLRSYGIPAALRAGAVCAQVPESQNGVRVVDRRFVREAHARGLQVHVWTVNEPERMAALLDLGVDGIMTDHIETLRKVLSERGAWA